The Spiribacter vilamensis genome segment CACGGCGGCTTCCATCCCGGCGGCATTGAGATCCGGCCACTTGGTCTGCGCGATCTCCTCGATCTGCTCGCGATTAACCGTGCCCACCTTGGTGACATGCGGCGTGCCACTACCGGACTTGATGCCCGCGGCTTTCTTGAGGAGCACCGCGGCCGGCGGTGTCTTGGTGACGAAGGTGAAGCTGCGGTCGGAATAGACCGTGATCACCACCGGGGTCGGCAGACCCTGCTCCATATCCTGGGTCTGCGCGTTGAACGTCTTGCAGAACTCCATGATATTCAGGCCATGCTGACCCAGCGCCGGGCCCACGGGCGGGCTCGGTTTGGCGGCCCCGGCGGGGACCTGCAGCTTGATGTAAGCCGTGACTTTTCTTGCCATTGATTGAACTCCTGATGTGGGTGGTAACGCCGGGGACTCTCACCCCGGCTCCCCTGGCGGCAAACCGCCTGGTTAGGTCTTCTCGACCTGACTGAAATCGAGCTCCACCGGAGTGGAACGTCCGAAAATGAGAACCGCCACGCGAAGTCGGCTCTTCTCGTAATTCACTTCCTCGACCACGCCGTTGAAATCGTTGAACGGGCCGTCGGTCACGCGGACCACTTCACCCACTTCGAACAGCACCTTGGGACGCGGTTTATCGACGCCTTCGCGCACTCGGTTGAGGATGTTCTCCGCCTCGGTATCCGAGATCGGTGACGGCCGCCCCCGCGACGGACCGATAAAACCCATCACCCGTGGCACGTTCTTCACCAGATGCCAGGTGTCGTCACCCATCTCCATCTGGACCAGGACGTAGCCCGGGAAGAACTTCCGCTCGCTGCGGCGCTGCTGGCCCTCTTTCATCTCGACGACTTCTTCAGCGGG includes the following:
- the rplK gene encoding 50S ribosomal protein L11 → MARKVTAYIKLQVPAGAAKPSPPVGPALGQHGLNIMEFCKTFNAQTQDMEQGLPTPVVITVYSDRSFTFVTKTPPAAVLLKKAAGIKSGSGTPHVTKVGTVNREQIEEIAQTKWPDLNAAGMEAAVKTIAGSARSMGLNVEGM
- the nusG gene encoding transcription termination/antitermination protein NusG produces the protein MAKRWYVVHAYSGFENQVKKALEEHIARAEMEDSFGEVLVPAEEVVEMKEGQQRRSERKFFPGYVLVQMEMGDDTWHLVKNVPRVMGFIGPSRGRPSPISDTEAENILNRVREGVDKPRPKVLFEVGEVVRVTDGPFNDFNGVVEEVNYEKSRLRVAVLIFGRSTPVELDFSQVEKT